In a single window of the Rhodamnia argentea isolate NSW1041297 chromosome 2, ASM2092103v1, whole genome shotgun sequence genome:
- the LOC115739591 gene encoding O-fucosyltransferase 7-like isoform X3 produces the protein MQKLGRRALVALRRLLTGAICAIALLALLSVHFRVFPFSSLPGIADPRKLPTQYEIKYQRQGTEQSWTQELVPPHFSKPPASSRKLDGANGSSHSVKLWKPPSNRDFVPCTEPGLNYMPPGDSRGYLLVSTNGGLNQMRAGICDMVAVARIMNATLVIPELDKRSFWQDTSNFSDVFDEDHFINALANDVRVIRKLPEELATVTKAVKYFKSWSGMDYYQNEIASMWDEHKVIRAAKSDSRLANNNLPPDIQKLRCRACYGALRFAPKIEAMGKILVDRMRAHGPYIALHLRYEKDMLAFSGCTHDLSESEAEELQLIRENTSHWKVKEIDPLEQRFKGYCPLTPKEVGIFLAALGYPPNTPIYIAAGEIYGGDSRMAGLRARYPKLMRKEFLASAEELQPFMNHASQMAALDYIVSVESDVFIPSYSGNMARAVEGHRRFLGHKKTISPDRKTLVRLFDKIGSGTLKEGKKLSIRIIELHKRRQGSPRKRKGPIAGTKGTDRFRSEEPFYVNPLPDCLCHRESPSSNALQIS, from the exons ATGCAGAAGCTGGGGCGGAGGGCGTTGGTGGCGCTCCGCCGCCTGCTGACCGGCGCCATATGCGCGATCGCCCTCCTGGCTCTCCTCTCCGTCCACTTTCGCGTCTTCCCTTTCTCCAGCCTCCCCGGAATTGCCGACCCTCGCAAGCTCCCAACG CAGTATGAAATTAAATATCAGAGACAGGGCACTGAGCAGAGCTGGACACAAGAGCTCGTGCCGCCCCATTTTTCGAAACCTCCTGCTTCTTCTCGCAAG TTAGATGGCGCAAACGGGAGTTCACATTCTGTCAAGCTCTGGAAACCTCCCTCGAATCGTGATTTTGTGCCGTGTACAGAGCCCGGTCTTAACTACATGC CTCCTGGAGATTCACGAGGTTATCTTCTAGTAAGTACGAATGGCGGACTTAACCAGATGCGAGCTGGG ATATGTGACATGGTTGCTGTGGCTCGTATAATGAATGCCACTCTAGTGATTCCAGAACTTGATAAAAGGTCATTTTGGCAGGATACAAG CAACTTTTCAGATGTTTTTGATGAAGATCATTTCATAAATGCGCTGGCTAACGATGTAAGAGTTATAAGAAAGCTCCCTGAAGAACTAGCAACAGTGACAAAGGCAGTGAAGTATTTCAAAAGCTGGTCTGGTATGGATTATTACCAGAATGAGATAGCCAGCATGTGGGACGAGCACAAA GTTATTCGAGCTGCCAAATCTGATTCTCGTCTGGCAAATAACAATCTACCACCTGACATTCAAAAGCTGCGTTGCCGTGCTTGTTATGGTGCCCTTCGTTTTGCACCTAAAATTGAAGCAATGGGTAAA ATATTGGTTGATCGGATGAGAGCTCATGGTCCTTACATTGCTCTTCATTTACGTTATGAGAAAGACATGCTTGCCTTTAGCGGATGCACACATGACTTATCTGAATCTGAAGCAGAGGAGCTTCAGTTGATCAG AGAGAATACTTCCCACTGGAAAGTGAAGGAGATTGATCCTCTGGAGCAAAGATTCAAAGGATATTGCCCGCTAACTCCAAAGGAGGTTGGTATTTTTCTCGCTGCTCTCGGATATCCACCAAACACGCCTATATACATTGCTGCTGGAGAGATATATGGAGGTGATTCTCGTATGGCTGGTCTGAGAGCCCGCTATCCCAAGTTAATGAGAAAG GAATTTTTGGCTTCGGCGGAGGAACTTCAGCCTTTTATGAATCATGCTTCTCAAATGGCTGCTCTTGATTATATCGTTTCAGTTGAGAGTGATGTTTTTATTCCATCATACTCTGGGAATATGGCAAGGGCAGTTGAAGGTCATCGTCGCTTTCTCGGACATAAGAAGACAATATCTCCTGATAG GAAAACTCTTGTTCGTCTCTTTGATAAAATTGGCAGCGGAACCTTGAAGGAAGGGAAAAAGTTATCAATCCGAATAATTGAACTGCATAAAAGAAG GCAAGGATCTCCGAGGAAGAGGAAAGGGCCTATTGCAGGGACAAAGGGCACGGACAGGTTTCGGTCAGAAGAACCATTTTATGTTAACCCTTTGCCCGATTGTTTATGTCATAGGGAATCACCAAGCTCAAATGCCTTGCAAATCAGCTAA
- the LOC115739591 gene encoding O-fucosyltransferase 7-like isoform X2 yields MQKLGRRALVALRRLLTGAICAIALLALLSVHFRVFPFSSLPGIADPRKLPTYEIKYQRQGTEQSWTQELVPPHFSKPPASSRKTRQLDGANGSSHSVKLWKPPSNRDFVPCTEPGLNYMPPGDSRGYLLVSTNGGLNQMRAGICDMVAVARIMNATLVIPELDKRSFWQDTSNFSDVFDEDHFINALANDVRVIRKLPEELATVTKAVKYFKSWSGMDYYQNEIASMWDEHKVIRAAKSDSRLANNNLPPDIQKLRCRACYGALRFAPKIEAMGKILVDRMRAHGPYIALHLRYEKDMLAFSGCTHDLSESEAEELQLIRENTSHWKVKEIDPLEQRFKGYCPLTPKEVGIFLAALGYPPNTPIYIAAGEIYGGDSRMAGLRARYPKLMRKEFLASAEELQPFMNHASQMAALDYIVSVESDVFIPSYSGNMARAVEGHRRFLGHKKTISPDRKTLVRLFDKIGSGTLKEGKKLSIRIIELHKRRQGSPRKRKGPIAGTKGTDRFRSEEPFYVNPLPDCLCHRESPSSNALQIS; encoded by the exons ATGCAGAAGCTGGGGCGGAGGGCGTTGGTGGCGCTCCGCCGCCTGCTGACCGGCGCCATATGCGCGATCGCCCTCCTGGCTCTCCTCTCCGTCCACTTTCGCGTCTTCCCTTTCTCCAGCCTCCCCGGAATTGCCGACCCTCGCAAGCTCCCAACG TATGAAATTAAATATCAGAGACAGGGCACTGAGCAGAGCTGGACACAAGAGCTCGTGCCGCCCCATTTTTCGAAACCTCCTGCTTCTTCTCGCAAG ACTCGACAGTTAGATGGCGCAAACGGGAGTTCACATTCTGTCAAGCTCTGGAAACCTCCCTCGAATCGTGATTTTGTGCCGTGTACAGAGCCCGGTCTTAACTACATGC CTCCTGGAGATTCACGAGGTTATCTTCTAGTAAGTACGAATGGCGGACTTAACCAGATGCGAGCTGGG ATATGTGACATGGTTGCTGTGGCTCGTATAATGAATGCCACTCTAGTGATTCCAGAACTTGATAAAAGGTCATTTTGGCAGGATACAAG CAACTTTTCAGATGTTTTTGATGAAGATCATTTCATAAATGCGCTGGCTAACGATGTAAGAGTTATAAGAAAGCTCCCTGAAGAACTAGCAACAGTGACAAAGGCAGTGAAGTATTTCAAAAGCTGGTCTGGTATGGATTATTACCAGAATGAGATAGCCAGCATGTGGGACGAGCACAAA GTTATTCGAGCTGCCAAATCTGATTCTCGTCTGGCAAATAACAATCTACCACCTGACATTCAAAAGCTGCGTTGCCGTGCTTGTTATGGTGCCCTTCGTTTTGCACCTAAAATTGAAGCAATGGGTAAA ATATTGGTTGATCGGATGAGAGCTCATGGTCCTTACATTGCTCTTCATTTACGTTATGAGAAAGACATGCTTGCCTTTAGCGGATGCACACATGACTTATCTGAATCTGAAGCAGAGGAGCTTCAGTTGATCAG AGAGAATACTTCCCACTGGAAAGTGAAGGAGATTGATCCTCTGGAGCAAAGATTCAAAGGATATTGCCCGCTAACTCCAAAGGAGGTTGGTATTTTTCTCGCTGCTCTCGGATATCCACCAAACACGCCTATATACATTGCTGCTGGAGAGATATATGGAGGTGATTCTCGTATGGCTGGTCTGAGAGCCCGCTATCCCAAGTTAATGAGAAAG GAATTTTTGGCTTCGGCGGAGGAACTTCAGCCTTTTATGAATCATGCTTCTCAAATGGCTGCTCTTGATTATATCGTTTCAGTTGAGAGTGATGTTTTTATTCCATCATACTCTGGGAATATGGCAAGGGCAGTTGAAGGTCATCGTCGCTTTCTCGGACATAAGAAGACAATATCTCCTGATAG GAAAACTCTTGTTCGTCTCTTTGATAAAATTGGCAGCGGAACCTTGAAGGAAGGGAAAAAGTTATCAATCCGAATAATTGAACTGCATAAAAGAAG GCAAGGATCTCCGAGGAAGAGGAAAGGGCCTATTGCAGGGACAAAGGGCACGGACAGGTTTCGGTCAGAAGAACCATTTTATGTTAACCCTTTGCCCGATTGTTTATGTCATAGGGAATCACCAAGCTCAAATGCCTTGCAAATCAGCTAA
- the LOC115739591 gene encoding O-fucosyltransferase 7-like isoform X4, with product MQKLGRRALVALRRLLTGAICAIALLALLSVHFRVFPFSSLPGIADPRKLPTYEIKYQRQGTEQSWTQELVPPHFSKPPASSRKLDGANGSSHSVKLWKPPSNRDFVPCTEPGLNYMPPGDSRGYLLVSTNGGLNQMRAGICDMVAVARIMNATLVIPELDKRSFWQDTSNFSDVFDEDHFINALANDVRVIRKLPEELATVTKAVKYFKSWSGMDYYQNEIASMWDEHKVIRAAKSDSRLANNNLPPDIQKLRCRACYGALRFAPKIEAMGKILVDRMRAHGPYIALHLRYEKDMLAFSGCTHDLSESEAEELQLIRENTSHWKVKEIDPLEQRFKGYCPLTPKEVGIFLAALGYPPNTPIYIAAGEIYGGDSRMAGLRARYPKLMRKEFLASAEELQPFMNHASQMAALDYIVSVESDVFIPSYSGNMARAVEGHRRFLGHKKTISPDRKTLVRLFDKIGSGTLKEGKKLSIRIIELHKRRQGSPRKRKGPIAGTKGTDRFRSEEPFYVNPLPDCLCHRESPSSNALQIS from the exons ATGCAGAAGCTGGGGCGGAGGGCGTTGGTGGCGCTCCGCCGCCTGCTGACCGGCGCCATATGCGCGATCGCCCTCCTGGCTCTCCTCTCCGTCCACTTTCGCGTCTTCCCTTTCTCCAGCCTCCCCGGAATTGCCGACCCTCGCAAGCTCCCAACG TATGAAATTAAATATCAGAGACAGGGCACTGAGCAGAGCTGGACACAAGAGCTCGTGCCGCCCCATTTTTCGAAACCTCCTGCTTCTTCTCGCAAG TTAGATGGCGCAAACGGGAGTTCACATTCTGTCAAGCTCTGGAAACCTCCCTCGAATCGTGATTTTGTGCCGTGTACAGAGCCCGGTCTTAACTACATGC CTCCTGGAGATTCACGAGGTTATCTTCTAGTAAGTACGAATGGCGGACTTAACCAGATGCGAGCTGGG ATATGTGACATGGTTGCTGTGGCTCGTATAATGAATGCCACTCTAGTGATTCCAGAACTTGATAAAAGGTCATTTTGGCAGGATACAAG CAACTTTTCAGATGTTTTTGATGAAGATCATTTCATAAATGCGCTGGCTAACGATGTAAGAGTTATAAGAAAGCTCCCTGAAGAACTAGCAACAGTGACAAAGGCAGTGAAGTATTTCAAAAGCTGGTCTGGTATGGATTATTACCAGAATGAGATAGCCAGCATGTGGGACGAGCACAAA GTTATTCGAGCTGCCAAATCTGATTCTCGTCTGGCAAATAACAATCTACCACCTGACATTCAAAAGCTGCGTTGCCGTGCTTGTTATGGTGCCCTTCGTTTTGCACCTAAAATTGAAGCAATGGGTAAA ATATTGGTTGATCGGATGAGAGCTCATGGTCCTTACATTGCTCTTCATTTACGTTATGAGAAAGACATGCTTGCCTTTAGCGGATGCACACATGACTTATCTGAATCTGAAGCAGAGGAGCTTCAGTTGATCAG AGAGAATACTTCCCACTGGAAAGTGAAGGAGATTGATCCTCTGGAGCAAAGATTCAAAGGATATTGCCCGCTAACTCCAAAGGAGGTTGGTATTTTTCTCGCTGCTCTCGGATATCCACCAAACACGCCTATATACATTGCTGCTGGAGAGATATATGGAGGTGATTCTCGTATGGCTGGTCTGAGAGCCCGCTATCCCAAGTTAATGAGAAAG GAATTTTTGGCTTCGGCGGAGGAACTTCAGCCTTTTATGAATCATGCTTCTCAAATGGCTGCTCTTGATTATATCGTTTCAGTTGAGAGTGATGTTTTTATTCCATCATACTCTGGGAATATGGCAAGGGCAGTTGAAGGTCATCGTCGCTTTCTCGGACATAAGAAGACAATATCTCCTGATAG GAAAACTCTTGTTCGTCTCTTTGATAAAATTGGCAGCGGAACCTTGAAGGAAGGGAAAAAGTTATCAATCCGAATAATTGAACTGCATAAAAGAAG GCAAGGATCTCCGAGGAAGAGGAAAGGGCCTATTGCAGGGACAAAGGGCACGGACAGGTTTCGGTCAGAAGAACCATTTTATGTTAACCCTTTGCCCGATTGTTTATGTCATAGGGAATCACCAAGCTCAAATGCCTTGCAAATCAGCTAA
- the LOC115739591 gene encoding O-fucosyltransferase 7-like isoform X1 — protein MQKLGRRALVALRRLLTGAICAIALLALLSVHFRVFPFSSLPGIADPRKLPTQYEIKYQRQGTEQSWTQELVPPHFSKPPASSRKTRQLDGANGSSHSVKLWKPPSNRDFVPCTEPGLNYMPPGDSRGYLLVSTNGGLNQMRAGICDMVAVARIMNATLVIPELDKRSFWQDTSNFSDVFDEDHFINALANDVRVIRKLPEELATVTKAVKYFKSWSGMDYYQNEIASMWDEHKVIRAAKSDSRLANNNLPPDIQKLRCRACYGALRFAPKIEAMGKILVDRMRAHGPYIALHLRYEKDMLAFSGCTHDLSESEAEELQLIRENTSHWKVKEIDPLEQRFKGYCPLTPKEVGIFLAALGYPPNTPIYIAAGEIYGGDSRMAGLRARYPKLMRKEFLASAEELQPFMNHASQMAALDYIVSVESDVFIPSYSGNMARAVEGHRRFLGHKKTISPDRKTLVRLFDKIGSGTLKEGKKLSIRIIELHKRRQGSPRKRKGPIAGTKGTDRFRSEEPFYVNPLPDCLCHRESPSSNALQIS, from the exons ATGCAGAAGCTGGGGCGGAGGGCGTTGGTGGCGCTCCGCCGCCTGCTGACCGGCGCCATATGCGCGATCGCCCTCCTGGCTCTCCTCTCCGTCCACTTTCGCGTCTTCCCTTTCTCCAGCCTCCCCGGAATTGCCGACCCTCGCAAGCTCCCAACG CAGTATGAAATTAAATATCAGAGACAGGGCACTGAGCAGAGCTGGACACAAGAGCTCGTGCCGCCCCATTTTTCGAAACCTCCTGCTTCTTCTCGCAAG ACTCGACAGTTAGATGGCGCAAACGGGAGTTCACATTCTGTCAAGCTCTGGAAACCTCCCTCGAATCGTGATTTTGTGCCGTGTACAGAGCCCGGTCTTAACTACATGC CTCCTGGAGATTCACGAGGTTATCTTCTAGTAAGTACGAATGGCGGACTTAACCAGATGCGAGCTGGG ATATGTGACATGGTTGCTGTGGCTCGTATAATGAATGCCACTCTAGTGATTCCAGAACTTGATAAAAGGTCATTTTGGCAGGATACAAG CAACTTTTCAGATGTTTTTGATGAAGATCATTTCATAAATGCGCTGGCTAACGATGTAAGAGTTATAAGAAAGCTCCCTGAAGAACTAGCAACAGTGACAAAGGCAGTGAAGTATTTCAAAAGCTGGTCTGGTATGGATTATTACCAGAATGAGATAGCCAGCATGTGGGACGAGCACAAA GTTATTCGAGCTGCCAAATCTGATTCTCGTCTGGCAAATAACAATCTACCACCTGACATTCAAAAGCTGCGTTGCCGTGCTTGTTATGGTGCCCTTCGTTTTGCACCTAAAATTGAAGCAATGGGTAAA ATATTGGTTGATCGGATGAGAGCTCATGGTCCTTACATTGCTCTTCATTTACGTTATGAGAAAGACATGCTTGCCTTTAGCGGATGCACACATGACTTATCTGAATCTGAAGCAGAGGAGCTTCAGTTGATCAG AGAGAATACTTCCCACTGGAAAGTGAAGGAGATTGATCCTCTGGAGCAAAGATTCAAAGGATATTGCCCGCTAACTCCAAAGGAGGTTGGTATTTTTCTCGCTGCTCTCGGATATCCACCAAACACGCCTATATACATTGCTGCTGGAGAGATATATGGAGGTGATTCTCGTATGGCTGGTCTGAGAGCCCGCTATCCCAAGTTAATGAGAAAG GAATTTTTGGCTTCGGCGGAGGAACTTCAGCCTTTTATGAATCATGCTTCTCAAATGGCTGCTCTTGATTATATCGTTTCAGTTGAGAGTGATGTTTTTATTCCATCATACTCTGGGAATATGGCAAGGGCAGTTGAAGGTCATCGTCGCTTTCTCGGACATAAGAAGACAATATCTCCTGATAG GAAAACTCTTGTTCGTCTCTTTGATAAAATTGGCAGCGGAACCTTGAAGGAAGGGAAAAAGTTATCAATCCGAATAATTGAACTGCATAAAAGAAG GCAAGGATCTCCGAGGAAGAGGAAAGGGCCTATTGCAGGGACAAAGGGCACGGACAGGTTTCGGTCAGAAGAACCATTTTATGTTAACCCTTTGCCCGATTGTTTATGTCATAGGGAATCACCAAGCTCAAATGCCTTGCAAATCAGCTAA
- the LOC115739591 gene encoding O-fucosyltransferase 7-like isoform X5, protein MQKLGRRALVALRRLLTGAICAIALLALLSVHFRVFPFSSLPGIADPRKLPTQYEIKYQRQGTEQSWTQELVPPHFSKPPASSRKICDMVAVARIMNATLVIPELDKRSFWQDTSNFSDVFDEDHFINALANDVRVIRKLPEELATVTKAVKYFKSWSGMDYYQNEIASMWDEHKVIRAAKSDSRLANNNLPPDIQKLRCRACYGALRFAPKIEAMGKILVDRMRAHGPYIALHLRYEKDMLAFSGCTHDLSESEAEELQLIRENTSHWKVKEIDPLEQRFKGYCPLTPKEVGIFLAALGYPPNTPIYIAAGEIYGGDSRMAGLRARYPKLMRKEFLASAEELQPFMNHASQMAALDYIVSVESDVFIPSYSGNMARAVEGHRRFLGHKKTISPDRKTLVRLFDKIGSGTLKEGKKLSIRIIELHKRRQGSPRKRKGPIAGTKGTDRFRSEEPFYVNPLPDCLCHRESPSSNALQIS, encoded by the exons ATGCAGAAGCTGGGGCGGAGGGCGTTGGTGGCGCTCCGCCGCCTGCTGACCGGCGCCATATGCGCGATCGCCCTCCTGGCTCTCCTCTCCGTCCACTTTCGCGTCTTCCCTTTCTCCAGCCTCCCCGGAATTGCCGACCCTCGCAAGCTCCCAACG CAGTATGAAATTAAATATCAGAGACAGGGCACTGAGCAGAGCTGGACACAAGAGCTCGTGCCGCCCCATTTTTCGAAACCTCCTGCTTCTTCTCGCAAG ATATGTGACATGGTTGCTGTGGCTCGTATAATGAATGCCACTCTAGTGATTCCAGAACTTGATAAAAGGTCATTTTGGCAGGATACAAG CAACTTTTCAGATGTTTTTGATGAAGATCATTTCATAAATGCGCTGGCTAACGATGTAAGAGTTATAAGAAAGCTCCCTGAAGAACTAGCAACAGTGACAAAGGCAGTGAAGTATTTCAAAAGCTGGTCTGGTATGGATTATTACCAGAATGAGATAGCCAGCATGTGGGACGAGCACAAA GTTATTCGAGCTGCCAAATCTGATTCTCGTCTGGCAAATAACAATCTACCACCTGACATTCAAAAGCTGCGTTGCCGTGCTTGTTATGGTGCCCTTCGTTTTGCACCTAAAATTGAAGCAATGGGTAAA ATATTGGTTGATCGGATGAGAGCTCATGGTCCTTACATTGCTCTTCATTTACGTTATGAGAAAGACATGCTTGCCTTTAGCGGATGCACACATGACTTATCTGAATCTGAAGCAGAGGAGCTTCAGTTGATCAG AGAGAATACTTCCCACTGGAAAGTGAAGGAGATTGATCCTCTGGAGCAAAGATTCAAAGGATATTGCCCGCTAACTCCAAAGGAGGTTGGTATTTTTCTCGCTGCTCTCGGATATCCACCAAACACGCCTATATACATTGCTGCTGGAGAGATATATGGAGGTGATTCTCGTATGGCTGGTCTGAGAGCCCGCTATCCCAAGTTAATGAGAAAG GAATTTTTGGCTTCGGCGGAGGAACTTCAGCCTTTTATGAATCATGCTTCTCAAATGGCTGCTCTTGATTATATCGTTTCAGTTGAGAGTGATGTTTTTATTCCATCATACTCTGGGAATATGGCAAGGGCAGTTGAAGGTCATCGTCGCTTTCTCGGACATAAGAAGACAATATCTCCTGATAG GAAAACTCTTGTTCGTCTCTTTGATAAAATTGGCAGCGGAACCTTGAAGGAAGGGAAAAAGTTATCAATCCGAATAATTGAACTGCATAAAAGAAG GCAAGGATCTCCGAGGAAGAGGAAAGGGCCTATTGCAGGGACAAAGGGCACGGACAGGTTTCGGTCAGAAGAACCATTTTATGTTAACCCTTTGCCCGATTGTTTATGTCATAGGGAATCACCAAGCTCAAATGCCTTGCAAATCAGCTAA
- the LOC115739491 gene encoding cytochrome c oxidase subunit 6b-1: MAEAQGEKTSTLAEQYLLEKVEKVDVGAKPDNVPEPEKPVNAASEKALSEKAEGKDGSAAEGAETSVTEEKSSATVPDASADNTEEVSTVASAETTPAAEESNEANEEENSSNEEATEEGPEIKLETAPADFRFPTTNQSRHCFTRYIEYHRCIAAKGEDAQDCQKFAKYYRSLCPGEWIDRWNEQRENGTFPGPL, encoded by the exons aTGGCGGAAGCTCAGGGCGAGAAAACCTCAACCTTAGCTGAG CAATATCTATTGGAGAAAGTAGAGAAGGTGGATGTGGGTGCGAAACCTGATAATGTCCCTGAACCTGAAAAACCAGTGAATGCTGCTTCTGAAAAAGCTCTCAGTGAGAAAGCTGAGGGGAAGGACGGTTCTGCTGCTGAAGGTGCTGAAACTTCAGTTACTGAAGAAAAGAGCAGTGCCACTGTTCCTGATGCTTCTGCAGACAACACGGAAGAGGTTTCTACAGTCGCTAGTGCTGAAACCACTCCTGCTGCTGAGGAAAGcaatgaagcaaatgaagaGGAAAATTCGAGCAATGAGGAGGCCACTGAAGAAGGGCCAGAGATAAAG cTTGAGACTGCACCTGCAGATTTCCGTTTCCCAACCacaaatcaatcaagacattGCTTTACCCGATACATTGAGTATCATCG ctGCATTGCTGCCAAAGGTGAGGATGCTCAAGATTGTCAAAAGTTCGCCAAGTATTATCGTTCTCTTTGCCCGGGTGAATGG ATTGATAGATGGAATGAGCAAAGGGAGAATGGTACCTTTCCTGGCCCTCTGTAG